Below is a genomic region from Lampris incognitus isolate fLamInc1 chromosome 2, fLamInc1.hap2, whole genome shotgun sequence.
actgtgattgcTGCCTACGCCACAGCCGGGCAGCGTTAAAGGGAAGTTCATAATCGTAACATATTGCACACGTTACTCACAATGTGTGCTAAGGGCTGTGTTGTAATCCTACAATGTTATTTACTGAGGAAAAATTCtcgtttttttttattgccaACTTAAAATGGATCTGACATCAACCTCTTGAAACCAGAGCGCTTCGGTGGGTATCAGGGAATTTATTTGGCAGTTTGAAATGGTTAAAATGGTACAATTTTAATGTAATACAGGATGTAATAATGTATTTCATTTAGTTGGCTGCATGGTAATGAGATATCAAAGGGAATATCTGATATGTTACAAAATAGACCGAGCTAATCATATTTGATGTTATTAGTAATCCTTGCTGTTTAAAGTCCTAAGTCCATTGGTCTGTTGCTGCCTCTTTATTGACTTGACTCaacataaagtaaaaaaaaaaatgctaattcacatttttttttcacGTGGTTAGCAACTCTTACTGCAAGTGGTGCAGGCATTTCATTTGTTAGGCACCCATGGTCGTAAACATGAAGAAGTAAGCTGCTGCAGTGGAACGACACACATTCAAGGAACACAGACTACCTGTCGTCATCGAGTCtacggggtttttttgtgtgcagaCGCTCAGCTTATGTTGTGACGTGACACGATGCTGTCAAATGTACACCCGCTTTCTCTACGCTTTGCTTTTGTCTGAGGTTTCTTGGTCTGCGCTTTCCCCACCGCTGCCGAAACGCTGGCTCAACTCTGCGGTCAGTGTCGAACAGCACGATTTCTGCCGGGGCAAGAAAGGAtggaagaaaaggaaggaaaaaaaagaaagaagtgaatTAGACTAGATGGGCTTTGAACCCGGTTAAACTGTTTGTACGTAAAGTAGAATTGCACACTTCTTCTCCACCTTTCCATCCTTGGCTTGGCTGTGAGCCTTGGACACCAGCTCCAGCAGGGCAAGCAGGAGCCCCAGACCAAGCCCCAGGCCCAGGAGGAGGAAAGGGCCCTTCAGACTGTGGGGCTCCAGGGCCCCGGACGAATGACGGCCGTCGGCTCCCACACAGCTGCTGGGCCACCACTTGTCCCTCAGGTAGGTCAGCTCGCCTGACTCACTGAGCTGGAGAATGGCCACCGTCAGGTTTTTCATCAGGGGTGAACCTGGGGGAgcgggaggagaggaggggggagaggagtTGAAGGACACGTCTGCAGTTTGTGTGCGTTTGAGTGAATAAAACAGGGAATTAACCTGGCAAAAACCGAAGCATCTGAACAAGTCTTACAGTCttaaactcacacagaaacacctTGTTTCAGGAATCATTTACTCATCAAGAactatttatctatttttttcttttgatttttctccccaattgtacccggccaattaccccactcttgcgagccgtcccagtctctgctcgaccccctctgctgatccggggagggctgcagactaccacatgcctcctgcgacacacgtggagtcgccagccgcttcttttcacctgacagtgaggagtttcaccagggggacgtagcgcgtgggaggatcacgctattcccccaagttccccctctctcccgaacaggcgccccgaccaaccagaggaagcgctagtgcaacgaccaggacacatactggcttcccacccggccaattgtgtctgtagggatgcccgaccaagccggaggtaacacggggattcgaaccagcgatccccgtgttggtaggcaatggaatagacagccacgcccCTAAACATATTTaagatatgtcttgatgcatgctcaataatccaggcgagaaaatcacagacagttggatcagttcatcgggacacaaccTTCATTGACAGAAGCGTTTCTTcgcccatctaagtgacctcttcagtctcaactgactgcaggtatccccacccttataaactatacagctgcataacgaccgaaaccagcgatcggtttcatatgccaccatagtatttataagggtggggatacctgcagtcagtcgagactgaagaggtcacttagatgggcgATGAAACGCTTCTGTCGATgaatgttgtgtccacatgaactgattcacttcTCAATTTAAGATGTTCAACTTTATAAACGTAATGTGTTTCATGTGAGAGTTCCACTAATCAACATTTCTCAGCATTAACGGTGTCTTATTTCTAATTTCAAAAGTAGCAAACCGTAAAGTAAAAACAATCAAACGTAAACAGCATCCTGTCCAGCTTGCTGGCAGGTTCATTAGGTTCACCCAGAGGTGCAGCGATGCTGTAGCCTCTCATGGCGACGACCTCCTGGGAGCGTGTCAGCTTACAGTAGCGGGCCACTGCTAGGTCCAGAGACACGGCCTCGCCAATAAAGGCAAAGTTTCCGTCCTGGGCGCGACGGATACCCTCCTCCATGTTGGCTACATAACTTTTCCTGCGCTCCATATGCTGGTAGATACGGCGAAAAACGGGGTTGTTGGAGTTCTGGAGATACGGAAAACATGAAAAGACTGAATACAGGATGGTCGAATACACAACGTGGCACATGCTGAGGCAGCTACTTGTTCATTCGTTTATCATTAGGGCAACCTGTATTCCTTAACAACCAGGGAaatgtctttacgcatgctctataatccaggtaagaaaatcacagttcatctggacacaacgctgggCCTAAGAGTACGCTTAGGCCCagcgttgtgtccggatgaactgattcaacttcctgtaacAAGGGCAATGGCTCAACTATGAACTATTAAGCTGTAAACCTTAAAGAAAGCCATTGAGGAACCACCATCAACCGTCCCATAATCTATGACATCCTGGTTGGCGAGGTCCTCGAAGCTCTTGATGGAGACGTGCTTGGTTTCGGAGCGCATCATGGAGTTGAGGCTGGCGAAGTAACAGGCCAACAGGAGTACTGCAAAAACCCACCAGATGGCACTAACCACACGTCCGGACAGCGCTTTAGGGTGGGGTCCAGCACCTGGGCAGGCAAAGACACGATACATACAAGGTTATGATTTGCCAAATGTACTGTATCGAATGCTGATGCCATCAAAATCACACTGGGGGAGCTATTTCAGAGAAATACTGACGCATCGGTGATGGAAAATatgtctgatctgtgtgtctgagaGCCGGTTTAGTTGAGCGCTGTGTCACCTTGCAGGGTGAGGGCCGCGGTGATGTACCAGAAGCAATGCAGCAAGGTGAAGCTGTGCTCCTCTGTGTCTGGCTCGGACCACTCAATGGGACTAAGCCTGTAAATGTagggaagtacagagaaggcaaagaggaagaagaaacagCAAAACTGTTTAAGACGGAGAACAGAGTTTATTCACCCATGTAAATAATGGGTATATTCATAATATACTCTTGAGGAGTTATTCAAAACtggccaataaagaaaaaaaccccccacaaaaACAACTTTTGATGGCTAGAATTAATGTGATTTGACGATGCTTTATTGATCCACATAGGGAAGTTCCCTACTTCCAACTCCGAGGGGGTCAGACCTCTATGAAACATTCCCGAGGCTTGCAGGGATTTCATGTCTTGATGGAGGAAATGGATCTAACAGACATGTCTGAACGTTGAACATATTAACCCGTCATTTACTCTCTGTCTCTTATTCAAGAAAATGTCTTCAGAAAACATCTTCAGATTCCAATGTCAGTTCGTAAATATTTTGCATTTCAATAGGGTGGGTAACACACAGACTATTAAGCTTTTACACTATGGTACAAGAAGGAATTTTGGATCCCATACTTGAAATTTGGGTGATTCAAGTGTCGCAGGCTTTACTGATATAAATGAATATGATGCTTAGTGATGAAATTCCACTAGTTTAACATTGTTCTGTTCTTCTGGACCACGCTGTAGGCCTTGCACACCCAACGCCTGCAGGAGCTGTCAAATTCTCTATTCAGATTTGCGCATTTGGATGCTTTCAGTCtgttcagctcagttcagttcgGTTGAAATCAGTTGAGATCAGTACTTTATTGCCCCACAGGCGGAAATTTGGTTTGCAGCAGGGCACCAATAATACCGTACAATaacaatacacacacaatgcACTACAAATAGTGATAAAACCCCATACTGCAGAGACATTAAAATGATGGGTGAAGTGTTAAAAGCTTGCAGACATGTAGAGAGAGGAGTCATTTACACTGTATGCAAATTAAGCCTATTTATTGCACTTGGAACAAAGGAAAATTTGATTCTATTGCACTTTGCCCTTAGAAGCCTGTACCCCCAGCCTGAAGGGAGGGGGTCAAAAACGTCAAGGAGAGCGTGATCTGGGTTATCTAAATTGACCTGGCCTTCCTCAAGACCTGGCGAAGAAAAGCAGTCGGAAGGAGGGGACTGCTGCTCACCAATGATTTTACCAGTATGGTCTTTTTTTGTTGGGCACATTCAAGTTCCCATACCAAGAATCCATTGAAACAGTTGGGACAGGCTCTGTAAGGGATCTGTAGCAGAGCACCATCAGCTTCCTGCCAGCATCACAAACATTCAGCCTCTGCAGAAAATGCAGACTTTGCTGGTCTTTCATACAAATTACATCTGTGTTCATCTCAAAGTTGAATATGTTGTCAATACAAGTACCGAGAGACTTATGACTTCTGACGCTTTCCACCCCATGACCTTTAACAATGGATCTTGGAGGGAGGGGGCGGGAGGTTAAGGTCAGACAAGACGACCCTTAGCCTGGTTCACATGGTTTCATTTTGTGTACTTGAACTACATGAGTATATTAGAGTTCTGCCTTCAGGCATTTtcatttcccccctccttttctccccaattgtacttggccaattaccccactctcccaagcagtcccgtttgctgctccaccccctttcctgatctggggagggctgcagactactgcatgcctcctctgatacatgtggcgtcgccagccgcctcttttcacctgacagtgaggagtttcaccagcgttgaaggatcacactatt
It encodes:
- the si:ch211-251b21.1 gene encoding glutamate receptor U1, giving the protein MCQSEGPGFAKCLVSKARATSAEPGIMNGGVVLVLCMAALTVDVSITDEKVLSITTIKQDPYTMSRGSELEGYCVDLISELSKKLGFNYQVNLVKDNRYGSLDPSGNWNGMIGEVIRGEADLAVAPLTLTAVREQFVDMTTPFMQTGIGFILRKDLASEESTFSFLSPFSTDMWVGILIAFLLTGFCIFLVARLSPIEWSEPDTEEHSFTLLHCFWYITAALTLQGAGPHPKALSGRVVSAIWWVFAVLLLACYFASLNSMMRSETKHVSIKSFEDLANQDVIDYGTVDGGSSMAFFKNSNNPVFRRIYQHMERRKSYVANMEEGIRRAQDGNFAFIGEAVSLDLAVARYCKLTRSQEVVAMRGYSIAAPLGSPLMKNLTVAILQLSESGELTYLRDKWWPSSCVGADGRHSSGALEPHSLKGPFLLLGLGLGLGLLLALLELVSKAHSQAKDGKKSCCSTLTAELSQRFGSGGESADQETSDKSKA